The following coding sequences lie in one Meles meles chromosome X, mMelMel3.1 paternal haplotype, whole genome shotgun sequence genomic window:
- the LOC123934767 gene encoding 40S ribosomal protein S15a-like: MFFPPSLRTAIREFSNALAEALKSTNNAEKRGKRQVLIKSCSKVIIQFLTVMMKHGYVGEFEILDNHRAGKTVVNLTGSLNKYRVISPTFAVQLKDLEKWQNNLLLSHQFGFIVLTTSAGTMDHEEARQKDRGGKHPEILF; the protein is encoded by the coding sequence ATGTTCTTTCCACCATCTTTGAGGACCGCCATAAGGGAATTCTCGAATGCCCTGGCAGAGGCTCTCAAGAGCACTAACAATGCTGAGAAGAGAGGCAAACGCCAGGTTCTTATTAAGTCATGCTCCAAAGTTATCATCCAGTTTCTAACTGTGATGATGAAACATGGTTACGTTGGGGAATTTGAAATTCTTGATAATCACAGAGCTGGGAAAACTGTTGTGAACCTCACAGGCAGTTTAAACAAGTACAGAGTGATCAGCCCCACATTTGCGGTACAACTCAAAGATCTAGAAAAATGGCAGAATAATCTGCTCCTGTCTCACCAGTTTGGTTTCATCGTACTGACAACTTCAGCTGGCACGATGGACCATGAAGAAGCAAGACAAAAAGACAGAGGAGGGAAACATCCTGAAATTCTTTTCTAG